A region from the Eptesicus fuscus isolate TK198812 chromosome 1, DD_ASM_mEF_20220401, whole genome shotgun sequence genome encodes:
- the RAI2 gene encoding retinoic acid-induced protein 2 isoform X2: MDDLQSQNLSMDMTNSSPALANNRLENGMAQLITTEAWNINSTDLVKKALVTVPAPSILNPPAESQSGMALKVAATVLQPLCLGESPVVMPIHMQVEGSTAPELNPNGNATYVMTTQGPVQLPVVLEQHVFQHLNSPLVLPQEAPCSSNAIHNNLFQAAEDPEAQPQLLDLRIPSQPQEPTLPFEAVLQNLFPSQSTLGSPPCQPPPGYAPVPPQPFNSPLSPLVPPATLLVPYPVIVPLPVPIPIPIPIPVPQSSESKFSPNLSKPPSSFGLHPFKGTQTPLEKEELKPFDILQPKEYFQLNRHTVIKMGSENEALDLSMKSVPWLKAGAVSPPICQEDAALDLSLAAHRKSEPPPETLYNSSKSVDSPCHKVQEKLPRGMEMPFAPATPHEASAMRNSHLGSSDTTQPFSQPSQPNSEVKAENNIDMVSNSQAAKVIVSVEDAMPTIFCGKIKGLSGVSTKNFSFKREDSVFQGYDINSQGEESMGNTEPLRKPVKSRSLKFKKVNSQEIHMLPIKKQRLATFFPRK; this comes from the coding sequence ATGGATGATCTGCAGTCACAGAACCTCTCCATGGACATGACCAACTCCTCTCCTGCCTTGGCCAATAACAGACTGGAGAATGGTATGGCCCAGCTGATCACCACAGAGGCCTGGAACATCAACTCCACAGACCTGGTAAAGAAGGCACTGGTGACGGTGCCGGCCCCATCCATTCTGAATCCCCCAGCTGAGTCCCAGAGCGGCATGGCTCTAAAAGTGGCGGCCACCGTGTTGCAGCCCCTGTGCCTCGGGGAGAGCCCGGTGGTGATGCCCATTCACATGCAGGTGGAGGGAAGCACTGCACCGGAGCTCAACCCTAATGGCAATGCCACCTATGTTATGACCACGCAGGGCCCTGTGCAGCTGCCCGTGGTGCTGGAGCAGCATGTCTTTCAGCACCTCAACTCTCCTCTAGTCCTGCCACAGGAGGCCCCATGTTCCTCCAATGCCATCCACAACAACCTCTTCCAGGCAGCAGAGGACCCcgaggcccagccccagctcctggaCTTGCGAATCCCCAGCCAGCCACAGGAGCCCACGTTGCCATTTGAAGCTGTGCTCCAGAATTTGTTTCCCTCACAGAGCACTCTTGGCTCCCCACCCTGTCAGCCTCCTCCTGGATATGCCCCTGTGCCCCCCCAGCCCTTTAACTCCCCGTTGTCCCCCCTGGTCCCGCCAGCCACCCTCTTGGTGCCCTACCCTGTGATCGTCCCCTTGCCTGTAcccatccccattcccatccccatcccagtgCCTCAGAGTTCTGAGTCCAAGTTCAGCCCCAATTTATCCAAGCCGCCATCTTCCTTCGGCCTACACCCCTTTAAAGGCACTCAGACCCCTCTGGAGAAGGAGGAACTGAAGCCCTTTGACATCCTCCAGCCCAAGGAGTATTTCCAGCTCAACCGCCACACAGTCATCAAGATGGGGAGTGAGAATGAGGCCCTGGATCTCTCCATGAAGTCAGTGCCCTGGCTCAAGGCTGGCGCAGTCAGTCCCCCGATCTGCCAGGAGGATGCAGCCCTAGACCTGTCTCTGGCAGCCCACCGGAAGTCTGAGCCTCCCCCTGAGACTCTGTATAATAGCAGCAAGTCAGTGGACAGCCCATGTCACAAGGTGCAGGAGAAACTGCCCAGAGGTATGGAGATGCCCTTTGCCCCTGCCACACCCCATGAAGCCTCAGCCATGAGGAATAGCCACCTGGGCAGCAGTGACACCACCCAGCCATTcagccagcccagccagcccaACAGTGAGGTCAAGGCTGAAAATAACATTGACATGGTGAGCAATTCCCAGGCTGCCAAGGTGATTGTCTCGGTGGAAGATGCCATGCCTACTATCTTCTGTGGCAAGATCAAAGGCCTCTCAGGAGTGTCCACCAAAAACTTCTCCTTCAAAAGAGAAGATTCCGTATTTCAGGGCTACGACATCAACAGTCAAGGAGAAGAGTCCATGGGAAACACAGAGCCCCTTAGGAAACCTGTCAAAAGCCGGAGCTTAAAGTTCAAGAAAGTGAACTCCCAGGAAATACACATGCTCCCGATCAAAAAACAACGGCTGGCCACCTTTTTTCCAAGaaagtaa
- the RAI2 gene encoding retinoic acid-induced protein 2 isoform X1, translated as MDDLQSQNLSMDMTNSSPALANNRLENGMAQLITTEAWNINSTDLVKKALVTVPAPSILNPPAESQSGMALKVAATVLQPLCLGESPVVMPIHMQVEGSTAPELNPNGNATYVMTTQGPVQLPVVLEQHVFQHLNSPLVLPQEAPCSSNAIHNNLFQAAEDPEAQPQLLDLRIPSQPQEPTLPFEAVLQNLFPSQSTLGSPPCQPPPGYAPVPPQPFNSPLSPLVPPATLLVPYPVIVPLPVPIPIPIPIPVPQSSESKFSPNLSKPPSSFGLHPFKGTQTPLEKEELKPFDILQPKEYFQLNRHTVIKMGSENEALDLSMKSVPWLKAGAVSPPICQEDAALDLSLAAHRKSEPPPETLYNSSKSVDSPCHKVQEKLPRGMEMPFAPATPHEASAMRNSHLGSSDTTQPFSQPSQPNSEVKAENNIDMVSNSQAAKVIVSVEDAMPTIFCGKIKGLSGVSTKNFSFKREDSVFQGYDINSQGEESMGNTEPLRKPVKSRSLKFKKVNSQEIHMLPIKKQRLATFFPRKQKRCTWKEGTACCPPRTA; from the exons ATGGATGATCTGCAGTCACAGAACCTCTCCATGGACATGACCAACTCCTCTCCTGCCTTGGCCAATAACAGACTGGAGAATGGTATGGCCCAGCTGATCACCACAGAGGCCTGGAACATCAACTCCACAGACCTGGTAAAGAAGGCACTGGTGACGGTGCCGGCCCCATCCATTCTGAATCCCCCAGCTGAGTCCCAGAGCGGCATGGCTCTAAAAGTGGCGGCCACCGTGTTGCAGCCCCTGTGCCTCGGGGAGAGCCCGGTGGTGATGCCCATTCACATGCAGGTGGAGGGAAGCACTGCACCGGAGCTCAACCCTAATGGCAATGCCACCTATGTTATGACCACGCAGGGCCCTGTGCAGCTGCCCGTGGTGCTGGAGCAGCATGTCTTTCAGCACCTCAACTCTCCTCTAGTCCTGCCACAGGAGGCCCCATGTTCCTCCAATGCCATCCACAACAACCTCTTCCAGGCAGCAGAGGACCCcgaggcccagccccagctcctggaCTTGCGAATCCCCAGCCAGCCACAGGAGCCCACGTTGCCATTTGAAGCTGTGCTCCAGAATTTGTTTCCCTCACAGAGCACTCTTGGCTCCCCACCCTGTCAGCCTCCTCCTGGATATGCCCCTGTGCCCCCCCAGCCCTTTAACTCCCCGTTGTCCCCCCTGGTCCCGCCAGCCACCCTCTTGGTGCCCTACCCTGTGATCGTCCCCTTGCCTGTAcccatccccattcccatccccatcccagtgCCTCAGAGTTCTGAGTCCAAGTTCAGCCCCAATTTATCCAAGCCGCCATCTTCCTTCGGCCTACACCCCTTTAAAGGCACTCAGACCCCTCTGGAGAAGGAGGAACTGAAGCCCTTTGACATCCTCCAGCCCAAGGAGTATTTCCAGCTCAACCGCCACACAGTCATCAAGATGGGGAGTGAGAATGAGGCCCTGGATCTCTCCATGAAGTCAGTGCCCTGGCTCAAGGCTGGCGCAGTCAGTCCCCCGATCTGCCAGGAGGATGCAGCCCTAGACCTGTCTCTGGCAGCCCACCGGAAGTCTGAGCCTCCCCCTGAGACTCTGTATAATAGCAGCAAGTCAGTGGACAGCCCATGTCACAAGGTGCAGGAGAAACTGCCCAGAGGTATGGAGATGCCCTTTGCCCCTGCCACACCCCATGAAGCCTCAGCCATGAGGAATAGCCACCTGGGCAGCAGTGACACCACCCAGCCATTcagccagcccagccagcccaACAGTGAGGTCAAGGCTGAAAATAACATTGACATGGTGAGCAATTCCCAGGCTGCCAAGGTGATTGTCTCGGTGGAAGATGCCATGCCTACTATCTTCTGTGGCAAGATCAAAGGCCTCTCAGGAGTGTCCACCAAAAACTTCTCCTTCAAAAGAGAAGATTCCGTATTTCAGGGCTACGACATCAACAGTCAAGGAGAAGAGTCCATGGGAAACACAGAGCCCCTTAGGAAACCTGTCAAAAGCCGGAGCTTAAAGTTCAAGAAAGTGAACTCCCAGGAAATACACATGCTCCCGATCAAAAAACAACGGCTGGCCACCTTTTTTCCAAGaaa GCAGAAGCGATGCACCTGGAAGGAGGGAACAGCATGCTGCCCTCCTCGGACAGCCTAA